Proteins encoded in a region of the Ursus arctos isolate Adak ecotype North America unplaced genomic scaffold, UrsArc2.0 scaffold_2, whole genome shotgun sequence genome:
- the BUD31 gene encoding protein BUD31 homolog, which yields MPKVKRSRKAPPDGWELIEPTLDELDQKMREAETEPHEGKRKVESLWPIFRIHHQKTRYIFDLFYKRKAISRELYEYCIKEGYADKNLIAKWKKQGYENLCCLRCIQTRDTNFGTNCICRVPKSKLEVGRIIECTHCGCRGCSG from the exons ATGCCTAAAGTGAAAAGGAGCCGGAAAGCTCCCCCAGATGGTTGGGAGTTGATCGAACCAACACTGGATGAATTGGATCAAAAGATGAGAGAAG CTGAAACAGAACCTcatgagggaaagaggaaagtggAATCTCTGTGGCCTATCTTCAGGATCCACCACCAAAAAACGCGGTATATTTTTGACCTCTTTTACAAGAGGAAAGCCATAAGCAGAG AACTATATGAATACTGTATTAAAGAAGGCTATGCAGATAAAAATCTGATCGCAAAATGGAAAAAGCAGGGCTATGAGAACTTATGCTGCCTGCGCTGCATTCAGACACGGGACACCAATTTTGGAACAAACTGCATTTGCCGGGTCCCCAAAAGCAAGCTGGAAGTG GGCCGGATCATCGAGTGCACACACTGCGGCTGCCGGGGCTGCTCCGGCTGA
- the PDAP1 gene encoding 28 kDa heat- and acid-stable phosphoprotein — protein MPKGGRKGGHKGRARQYTSPEEIDAQLQAEKQKAREEEEQGEEGGDGAAGDPKKEKKSLDSDESEDEEDDYQQKRKGVEGLIDIENPNRVAQTTKKVTQLDLDGPKELSRREREEIEKQKAKERYMKMHLAGKTEQAKADLARLAIIRKQREEAARKKEEERKAKDDATLSGKRMQSLSLNK, from the exons ATGCCTAAAGGAG ggagaaagggaggccaCAAAGGCCGGGCAAGGCAGTACACGAGCCCTGAGGAGATCGACGCACAGCTCCAGGCTGAGAAGCAGAAGGCCAGG gaagaagaggaacaaGGAGAAGAAGGTGGAGATGGGGCTGCAGGTGACcccaaaaaggagaagaaatcccTAGACTCAGATGAGAGTGAAGATGAAGAAGACGATTACCAG CAAAAGCGCAAAGGCGTGGAGGGGCTCATTGACATCGAGAACCCTAACCGGGTGGCACAGACAACCAAAAAGGTCACGCAGCTGGACCTGGATGGGCCCAAAGAGCTTTCAAGGAGAGAACG AGAAGAAATCGAGAAGCAGAAAGCAAAAGAACGTTACATGAAAATGCATTTAGCTGGGAAGACAGAGCAAGCCAAAGCTGACCTTGCCCGGCTGGCGATCATCCGGAAACAGCGGGAAGAGGCtgccaggaagaaagaagaagagaggaaag CAAAGGATGATGCGACTTTGTCGGGAAAACGGATGCAGTCGCTGTCCCTGAATAAGTAG
- the ARPC1B gene encoding actin-related protein 2/3 complex subunit 1B: protein MAYHSFLVEPISCHAWNKDRTQIAICPNNHEVHIYEKSGAKWVKVHELKEHNGQVTGIDWAPESNRIVTCGTDRNAYVWTLKGRTWKPTLVILRINRAARCVRWAPQENKFAVGSGSRVISICYFEQENDWWVCKHIKKPIRSTVLSLDWHPNNVLLAAGSCDFKCRIFSAYIKEVEERPAPTPWGSKMPFGELMFESSSSCGWVHGVCFSASGSRVAWVSHDSTVCLADADKKMAVATLASETLPLLALTFITDNSLVAAGHDCFPVLFTYDGTTGTLSFGGRLDVPKQSSQRGLTARERFQNLDKKASSEGSVASGAGLDSLHKNSVSQISVLSGGKAKCSQFCTTGMDGGMSIWDVKSLESALKDLKIK from the exons ATGGCCTACCACAGCTTCCTGGTGGAGCCCATCAGCTGCCATGCCTGGAACAAGGACCGCACCC AGATTGCCATCTGCCCCAACAACCACGAGGTGCACATCTATGAGAAGAGCGGGGCCAAGTGGGTCAAGGTGCACGAGCTCAAGGAGCACAATGGGCAGGTGACAG GCATCGACTGGGCCCCTGAGAGTAACCGAATTGTGACCTGTGGCACAGACCGCAATGCCTACGTGTGGACACTGAAGGGCCGCACGTGGAAGCCCACGCTCGTCATCCTGCGGATCAACCGGGCTGCTCGCTGTGTGCGCTGGGCCCCCCAGGAGAACAAGTTCGCTGTGGGTAGTGGCTCCCGTGTCATCTCCATCTGCTATTTTGAGCAGGAAAATGACTG GTGGGTGTGCAAGCACATCAAGAAGCCCATTCGCTCCACTGTCCTCAGCCTGGACTGGCACCCCAACAACGTGCTCCTGGCTGCGGGCTCCTGTGACTTCAAGTGCAG GATCTTCTCGGCCTACATCAAAGAGGTGGAGGAGCGGCCGGCGCCCACCCCCTGGGGCTCCAAGATGCCCTTCGGGGAGCTGATGTTTGAGTCCAGCAGTAGCTGCGGCTGGGTGCACGGTGTCTGCTTTTCAGCCAGCGGCAGCCGCGTGGCCTGGGTCAGCCACGACAGCACCGTGTGCCTGGCCGATGCCGACAAGAAAATGGC cgtCGCGACTCTGGCCTCTGAAACGCTGCCGCTGCTGGCCCTGACCTTCATCACAGACAACAGTCTGGTGGCAGcg GGCCACGACTGTTTCCCGGTGCTGTTTACCTACGACGGCACCACAGGGACCCTGAGCTTCGGCGGGCGGCTGGATGTGCCCAAGCAGAGCTCGCAGCGCGGCCTGACAGCCCGTGAGCGTTTCCAGAACCTGGACAAGAAGGCGAGCTCGGAGGGCAGCGTGGCCTCTGGCGCTGGGCTGGACTCGCTGCATAAGAACAGCGTGAG CCAGATCTCGGTGCTCAGCGGGGGAAAGGCCAAGTGCTCCCAGTTCTGCACCACGGGAATGGATGGCGGCATGAGCATCTGGGACGTGAAG AGCTTGGAATCAGCCTTGAAGGACCTCAAGATCAAATGA